The following proteins are encoded in a genomic region of Thermococcus henrietii:
- a CDS encoding ATP-binding protein has protein sequence MEGRDASVGIVFGESSTDHFTFIVNPKNELPRFGEFLVVKNREGDEVLALLKSIRNLNWLMEAGRGSYDYVEKTVNVFSRGILDKSEEILATAKVLGVLRTRDGEFLVKPAPNRVPIKPGERVYLARDEDLERIFANGHLRIGKLIARGNIEVRLDANRLVSRHFAVLAVTGAGKSNTIAVLTKELVDNVNATVVILDPHGEYQRLSWPGARVNPIKATIDPGRIRLSELATLLGIAENASLQRRFLGLVYRTVKEEMRRDGKVVGGLPFLEAMEDKIEEWIRVYENTDDKVIYYYNEKGIETPRKIQARDLDSLIRLKDYIGELKANFGEFISPVDVLGEIRPGMVNVIDLSGMEEEQMITLASFVLRGILKNRIEYLKAVRTNDRLTAREILEAYPAVKKPILVIVEEAHIFAPRGEKNPATLWLGKIAREGRKFGVGLGIVSQRPKKLDDDILSQTNTKIILKLVEPNDQRYVQQASEQISEDLLSDIASLGVGEAVIVGYAITIPAMVKIYNFEKDFNGHYGGRDIDIVEEWLEGKEEEVSEEEAISALPL, from the coding sequence ATGGAGGGTCGCGACGCTTCGGTTGGAATAGTGTTCGGTGAATCGAGCACCGACCACTTCACTTTCATAGTCAACCCCAAGAACGAGCTCCCGCGCTTCGGCGAGTTCCTCGTCGTCAAAAACCGCGAGGGAGACGAGGTTTTGGCTCTCCTTAAGTCCATCAGAAACCTCAACTGGCTTATGGAAGCCGGAAGGGGAAGCTACGACTACGTTGAAAAAACCGTCAACGTTTTCTCGCGCGGAATCCTCGACAAGAGCGAGGAGATACTGGCTACCGCCAAGGTTCTCGGCGTGCTTAGAACGAGGGACGGCGAGTTTCTGGTGAAACCGGCGCCAAACCGCGTTCCCATAAAACCCGGCGAGAGAGTTTATCTGGCCAGAGACGAGGATTTGGAGAGAATCTTCGCCAACGGCCACCTCAGGATTGGAAAGCTCATCGCGAGGGGCAACATAGAGGTCCGCCTCGACGCCAACAGGCTCGTTTCGAGGCACTTCGCGGTTCTGGCCGTTACCGGAGCGGGCAAGTCCAACACGATAGCGGTTCTCACCAAGGAGCTCGTGGACAACGTGAACGCGACCGTCGTAATCCTCGACCCCCACGGCGAGTATCAGAGGTTGAGCTGGCCCGGGGCGCGCGTCAACCCGATAAAGGCCACGATAGACCCCGGAAGGATAAGGCTGAGCGAGCTGGCAACGCTTTTGGGAATAGCCGAAAACGCGAGCCTTCAGAGGCGCTTCCTCGGGCTCGTTTACAGAACCGTTAAGGAGGAGATGAGAAGGGACGGAAAGGTCGTCGGCGGTCTGCCCTTTCTTGAGGCGATGGAGGACAAGATAGAGGAGTGGATTAGGGTTTACGAGAACACCGACGACAAGGTAATCTACTACTACAACGAGAAGGGCATAGAGACGCCGAGAAAGATTCAGGCGAGGGATTTGGACTCCCTGATAAGGCTGAAGGACTACATAGGCGAGCTGAAGGCCAACTTCGGCGAGTTCATAAGCCCGGTAGATGTTCTCGGCGAGATAAGGCCCGGCATGGTGAACGTCATAGACCTCAGCGGAATGGAAGAGGAGCAGATGATAACGCTCGCGAGCTTCGTTCTGAGGGGCATACTCAAAAACCGCATCGAGTACCTCAAAGCCGTCAGAACCAACGACAGGCTCACCGCGAGGGAGATACTGGAAGCTTACCCGGCCGTGAAAAAGCCAATCCTCGTCATAGTTGAGGAAGCACACATATTCGCGCCGAGGGGCGAGAAGAACCCCGCAACCCTGTGGCTCGGCAAGATAGCGCGAGAGGGCAGGAAGTTCGGCGTCGGCCTTGGAATAGTGTCCCAGAGACCGAAGAAGCTGGACGACGACATACTCAGCCAGACCAACACCAAGATAATACTCAAGCTGGTTGAGCCCAACGACCAGCGCTACGTCCAGCAGGCGAGCGAGCAGATAAGCGAGGACCTGCTGAGCGATATAGCCTCCCTGGGCGTCGGTGAAGCGGTTATAGTCGGCTACGCCATCACAATTCCGGCGATGGTAAAGATTTATAACTTCGAGAAGGATTTCAACGGCCACTACGGTGGCAGGGACATAGACATCGTTGAGGAGTGGCTTGAAGGAAAGGAGGAAGAGGTTAGCGAGGAAGAGGCCATAAGCGCCCTCCCGCTGTGA
- a CDS encoding MBL fold metallo-hydrolase: MLKGLGWDSNVYLFRSGKEALIIDTGTGENVDRYFSLWLGEGYLDGLRKVVIFNTHEHFDHVGGNLAMKELFERLGVEVLFASHRKTAEALERADGRIILDYAYGKRFPGHDVDIKLDDGDYLRVGKRKLLLLHTPGHTAGSSCLYLDGEVKLIFTGDTIFNGTVGRTDLPTGNREELKRSIERLAELEVDFGLPGHGWVIKDWRGNIETVRRFL, translated from the coding sequence ATGCTGAAGGGCCTTGGCTGGGACTCCAACGTCTACCTCTTCCGCTCCGGAAAGGAAGCCCTCATCATCGACACGGGCACGGGCGAGAACGTCGACCGCTATTTCTCCCTGTGGCTCGGTGAGGGCTATCTCGACGGCCTAAGGAAGGTCGTGATATTCAACACGCACGAGCACTTCGACCACGTTGGCGGAAACCTTGCAATGAAGGAGCTCTTCGAGAGGCTCGGCGTCGAGGTTCTCTTCGCTTCGCACAGGAAAACAGCAGAAGCCCTTGAGCGCGCCGATGGAAGGATAATCCTCGACTACGCCTACGGGAAGAGGTTTCCGGGGCATGATGTTGACATCAAGCTCGATGATGGCGACTACCTTAGGGTTGGCAAGAGAAAACTGCTCCTGCTCCACACGCCGGGCCACACAGCGGGAAGCTCCTGTCTCTACCTTGACGGGGAAGTCAAGCTAATCTTCACCGGCGACACGATATTCAATGGAACCGTCGGGAGGACGGATTTGCCAACCGGAAACAGGGAGGAGCTGAAGAGAAGCATCGAGAGGCTGGCGGAGCTTGAAGTCGACTTCGGCCTGCCCGGGCACGGGTGGGTGATAAAGGACTGGCGCGGGAACATAGAAACCGTGAGGAGGTTCCTATGA
- a CDS encoding dihydropteroate synthase-like protein yields the protein MRILLVTGKLAEPLVRKYGKGCDVLVTPVSVAAFLTPELIVRYLKKAGVRSEDYDLILIPGLVRGSAQPIEDEIGIPTFKGPRNAMDLPAVLRALEKGFRLSKEKPADELFSLDGLKKVEDIRNKTKDRRYIERALKRPWNVLIGNLPVGRDFPTRILGEVVDAPKLGVDGTVEKALYYLREGADIIDIGMVAGETNLDFIELIPEIRGRLKERGFEVPISFDSLNTAEIEKALSYADLFLSVDESNIGELVTDKPVVLIPTNQRKGFFPIRPSERVEFLERLREKALDLGYRTLIPDLILEQVPHLARSITAFQLYRGRNPDDVLLAGVGNVVELYDADSVGMNALLAGIAKELSINLLLTTETSAKAKGSVRELRRAVDMNLFETPKDLGFDLLILKEKRTKEWRFEPAREVVEARERPVQLEPIYFRIWVEGGRIWVNAHRGTEAVLTIVGDEPNAIIDTILERFEISPRHSFYLGRELERAYTALKLRRSYVQEVELFPEFYLDKLE from the coding sequence ATGAGAATCCTCCTCGTCACGGGAAAACTTGCCGAACCACTCGTGAGGAAGTACGGGAAAGGCTGCGACGTCCTCGTTACGCCGGTCAGCGTCGCGGCTTTCTTAACTCCCGAGCTGATAGTCCGCTACCTGAAGAAGGCCGGCGTTAGGAGTGAGGACTACGACTTAATTCTGATTCCCGGTCTCGTCAGGGGTTCAGCTCAACCCATCGAGGACGAAATTGGGATTCCAACGTTCAAGGGGCCGAGAAATGCGATGGATTTACCTGCCGTGCTGAGGGCATTGGAGAAGGGTTTCAGGCTGAGCAAGGAGAAGCCGGCGGACGAGCTCTTCTCCCTCGATGGCCTAAAGAAGGTCGAGGACATCAGGAACAAGACTAAGGACAGGCGCTACATCGAGAGGGCCCTTAAAAGGCCCTGGAACGTCCTCATCGGCAACCTGCCGGTTGGAAGGGACTTCCCGACGAGGATTCTCGGCGAGGTCGTTGACGCCCCGAAACTCGGCGTAGATGGTACCGTTGAGAAGGCCCTCTACTACCTCCGTGAGGGGGCGGATATAATCGACATTGGAATGGTTGCTGGAGAAACGAACCTCGATTTCATTGAGCTGATTCCCGAAATCCGCGGGAGGCTCAAAGAGAGGGGCTTTGAGGTTCCAATCAGCTTCGATTCTCTCAACACCGCTGAAATCGAGAAAGCCTTAAGCTATGCGGACCTCTTCCTCAGCGTTGATGAGAGCAACATTGGGGAACTCGTCACCGATAAGCCGGTCGTTCTAATCCCGACGAACCAGAGGAAGGGCTTCTTCCCCATCAGGCCCTCGGAGAGAGTTGAGTTCCTTGAGAGGCTCAGGGAGAAAGCTCTGGATTTGGGCTACAGGACTCTAATCCCGGATTTAATCCTCGAGCAGGTTCCCCACTTAGCGCGCTCAATTACGGCATTCCAGCTCTACCGCGGGAGGAACCCGGACGACGTTCTCTTAGCTGGAGTCGGCAACGTGGTGGAGCTCTACGACGCGGACAGCGTGGGGATGAACGCCCTACTGGCAGGAATCGCGAAGGAGCTCTCAATAAACCTGCTCCTCACCACTGAGACGAGCGCAAAGGCTAAGGGCTCCGTCAGGGAGCTGAGAAGAGCAGTAGATATGAACCTCTTCGAGACCCCGAAGGATTTGGGCTTCGACCTGCTCATCCTGAAGGAGAAGAGAACCAAGGAGTGGCGCTTTGAGCCGGCTCGGGAGGTCGTTGAGGCGAGGGAAAGACCCGTCCAGCTTGAGCCCATCTACTTCCGCATCTGGGTTGAAGGCGGGAGAATCTGGGTGAACGCCCATAGAGGAACGGAAGCGGTTCTCACCATCGTCGGCGACGAGCCGAACGCGATAATAGACACGATTCTTGAGCGCTTCGAGATAAGCCCGAGGCACTCCTTCTACCTCGGCCGGGAGCTGGAGAGGGCATACACTGCGTTAAAATTGAGGAGGAGCTACGTTCAGGAGGTTGAGCTGTTCCCGGAGTTTTATCTGGACAAACTTGAGTAA
- a CDS encoding DNA repair exonuclease — protein MRFAHIADAHLGREQFNQPFRYEDYVRAFREAVEKAVKANVDFILIAGDLFHVSRPSPKALRDAVEILEIPRRREIPVFAIEGNHDKTIREASVFDLLEHLGLLRTLGLRREEKRDEFLRSKKIADRYLVWAEVGDLKIYGLRHHTRWQLIRGNTNVLKALFKKGDILMLHQAVDYLAKDTPYQDAFDLRLSELPEGFSYYALGHIHVRKIAEPEQTGLNGPVVYPGSLERTDVREASHVIVYGEKDKKPKVRENNQPKGFYIVEDFRPEFVEVETRPFYRVTVSGNSKAELRRKVEEVAGLIPKDAVAIIYLEGTVKGGVSLAEFNDLLKDSGIAYYAFRSRVTGEAIISKERVGEEILTEWERELFLHMRSEPKEFPLDEFMDWLLEKYRLGVPAEMSARARKPVEEPKKEVVEKKRPKEEKHVKATPKGEKQEKPKPEKKTEKKPKPAKPSSLDAWLRGGRR, from the coding sequence ATGAGGTTCGCGCACATAGCCGATGCCCATCTCGGCCGAGAGCAGTTCAACCAGCCCTTCCGCTACGAGGACTACGTTAGGGCCTTCCGCGAGGCGGTTGAGAAGGCCGTTAAAGCTAACGTGGACTTCATACTCATCGCCGGCGATTTGTTCCACGTGAGCAGGCCGTCGCCGAAGGCCCTGCGCGATGCGGTTGAGATACTCGAAATCCCGAGGAGAAGGGAAATCCCGGTCTTTGCCATCGAGGGCAACCACGACAAGACGATTCGGGAAGCTTCCGTCTTCGACCTGCTCGAGCACCTCGGCCTTCTAAGGACCCTCGGCCTCAGGAGGGAGGAAAAGAGGGACGAGTTCCTGCGGAGCAAAAAAATAGCGGACCGCTACCTCGTCTGGGCCGAGGTTGGAGACCTCAAAATCTACGGCCTGAGGCATCACACGCGCTGGCAACTCATAAGGGGCAACACCAACGTCCTGAAGGCCCTCTTCAAGAAAGGCGATATCTTGATGCTCCATCAGGCCGTTGACTACCTCGCGAAGGACACCCCTTATCAGGACGCCTTCGACCTGAGGCTGAGCGAACTCCCAGAGGGCTTCTCCTACTACGCCCTCGGGCACATACACGTGAGGAAAATAGCCGAACCGGAGCAGACCGGCTTGAACGGGCCAGTCGTTTATCCCGGTTCACTCGAGAGAACCGACGTGAGGGAGGCGAGCCACGTAATAGTCTACGGCGAGAAGGACAAGAAGCCGAAGGTCAGGGAAAACAACCAGCCGAAGGGCTTCTACATCGTTGAGGACTTCCGGCCGGAGTTCGTCGAGGTCGAAACGAGACCCTTCTACCGCGTTACGGTGTCGGGAAACTCAAAGGCCGAGCTCAGGCGAAAGGTTGAGGAGGTAGCGGGACTGATTCCGAAAGATGCCGTTGCAATCATCTACCTCGAGGGAACGGTGAAGGGTGGCGTTAGTTTGGCGGAGTTCAACGACCTGCTGAAGGATTCGGGCATAGCCTACTACGCCTTCAGGAGCAGGGTCACGGGCGAGGCGATAATCTCGAAGGAGCGCGTGGGCGAGGAGATACTGACCGAGTGGGAGAGGGAGCTCTTCCTCCACATGAGGAGCGAACCGAAGGAGTTCCCGCTCGACGAGTTCATGGACTGGCTCCTTGAGAAGTACCGCCTCGGCGTTCCGGCGGAGATGAGCGCAAGGGCCCGCAAACCAGTGGAAGAGCCGAAGAAAGAGGTTGTCGAAAAGAAACGGCCGAAAGAGGAAAAGCACGTGAAAGCAACTCCGAAGGGAGAGAAACAGGAAAAGCCAAAACCCGAAAAGAAGACCGAGAAGAAACCGAAGCCGGCAAAGCCGTCGAGCCTCGACGCGTGGCTGAGGGGTGGTAGGCGATGA
- a CDS encoding DUF835 domain-containing protein, whose product MERDPSEVMKEIVNRLKNLSAKELLSYAIFNERDEVEYYAELAKRAKRRSVKVLFRKMSEESKVHENMLRELFKKLFPGEEPVKVDAPPVEVYPFYPEFESAEDYVSALRYCMESELFAKQTYELLASVARDEEVRKLALDLAAMEQGHYEEIKRVYDLMEAFERRHSSPWELDSGAYLLTDDVKARYFLLDFLDEPKELLALVRENPHRFREFIEGSGRVFWITKTDVEGAVPPELLPDMRNELSRFFRECSSRERRGVVFLQNLGYLVSQLGFKDTLDFVLYVKDLAIINDGYLIVTAIPEAFEKKEWAILTSELELIS is encoded by the coding sequence ATGGAGCGGGACCCGAGTGAGGTAATGAAGGAAATCGTGAATCGTCTGAAAAATCTTTCAGCTAAAGAGTTGCTGAGCTACGCGATTTTCAATGAGAGGGATGAGGTTGAGTACTACGCCGAACTCGCAAAGAGGGCCAAGCGCAGGAGTGTGAAGGTCCTCTTCAGGAAAATGAGCGAGGAGAGCAAGGTTCATGAGAACATGCTTCGCGAGCTCTTCAAAAAGCTCTTCCCCGGTGAGGAGCCTGTGAAGGTTGACGCCCCTCCGGTGGAGGTCTACCCGTTCTACCCCGAGTTCGAGAGCGCCGAGGATTACGTCTCCGCCCTGCGCTACTGTATGGAGAGCGAGCTCTTCGCAAAGCAGACCTACGAGCTCCTTGCGAGCGTTGCCCGGGACGAGGAGGTCAGGAAGCTTGCACTCGACCTCGCGGCTATGGAGCAGGGGCATTACGAGGAGATAAAGCGGGTCTACGACCTTATGGAGGCCTTTGAGCGGAGGCACAGTTCTCCCTGGGAGCTCGACTCCGGAGCTTACCTGCTCACGGACGACGTCAAGGCGAGGTACTTCCTCCTCGACTTTCTCGACGAGCCGAAGGAGCTCCTTGCCCTCGTCCGCGAGAATCCCCACAGGTTCAGGGAGTTCATAGAGGGCTCCGGAAGGGTGTTCTGGATTACAAAGACGGACGTGGAGGGTGCCGTTCCTCCAGAACTCCTGCCCGATATGAGGAACGAGCTGTCCCGCTTCTTCAGGGAATGCTCGTCGCGGGAACGGCGCGGCGTCGTGTTCCTCCAGAACCTCGGCTACCTCGTTAGCCAGCTCGGCTTCAAGGACACCCTTGACTTCGTTCTCTACGTCAAAGACCTCGCAATCATCAACGACGGCTACCTCATAGTGACGGCGATTCCAGAGGCGTTCGAGAAGAAGGAGTGGGCAATTCTCACGTCGGAGCTCGAGCTAATCTCTTGA
- a CDS encoding acetate--CoA ligase family protein has product MSRVEEARKIIEKAKAENRPLVEPEAKEILRLYGVPVPDFKVATNEEEAVKFAREIGYPVVMKIVSPQIIHKSDAGGVKVNIKNDEEAREAFRTIMENARKYKPDADLWGVIIYKMLPLGKEVIVGMIRDPQFGPAIMFGLGGIFVEILKDVSFRVAPITKEEALEMIKEIKAYPILAGARGEKPVDIEALADIIVKVGELALELPEIRELDINPIFAYEDSAVAVDARMLL; this is encoded by the coding sequence ATGAGCCGTGTCGAAGAGGCAAGGAAGATAATCGAGAAGGCCAAGGCCGAGAACAGGCCCCTCGTTGAGCCCGAGGCGAAGGAGATACTCCGCCTTTACGGCGTCCCGGTTCCGGACTTCAAGGTCGCGACCAACGAGGAGGAGGCTGTTAAGTTCGCCCGTGAAATCGGCTACCCCGTCGTCATGAAAATCGTTTCTCCGCAGATTATCCACAAGAGCGACGCCGGTGGTGTTAAGGTCAACATCAAGAACGATGAGGAAGCCAGGGAGGCCTTCAGAACCATCATGGAGAACGCCAGGAAGTACAAGCCCGACGCCGACCTCTGGGGCGTCATAATCTACAAGATGCTCCCGCTCGGCAAGGAAGTCATCGTCGGTATGATACGCGACCCGCAGTTCGGTCCGGCCATCATGTTCGGTCTCGGTGGAATCTTCGTCGAGATTCTCAAGGACGTTTCCTTCCGCGTCGCCCCGATTACCAAGGAGGAAGCCCTTGAGATGATTAAGGAAATCAAGGCCTACCCGATTCTCGCCGGAGCGCGCGGTGAGAAGCCGGTGGACATCGAGGCCCTGGCCGACATCATCGTCAAGGTCGGCGAGCTCGCCCTCGAGCTCCCCGAGATTAGGGAGCTCGACATCAACCCGATTTTCGCCTACGAGGACTCTGCTGTGGCCGTCGACGCGAGGATGCTTCTTTGA
- a CDS encoding DUF3216 domain-containing protein — MKVEEAEKVRALLKELGEEALIARLDSFIALNEGLETKKGEDYIKLSILSFLEGLLMTLKMKYPGKGEVVDLYEEIRAKRAELDELFRKPAMQNLR; from the coding sequence ATGAAGGTCGAAGAGGCCGAAAAGGTTCGGGCGCTTTTGAAGGAACTCGGTGAAGAGGCTTTAATAGCGAGGCTGGACTCGTTCATAGCTTTAAACGAGGGGCTTGAGACCAAGAAGGGCGAGGACTACATAAAGCTCTCGATTCTGAGCTTCCTGGAGGGACTCCTGATGACGTTGAAGATGAAGTACCCAGGGAAAGGTGAGGTTGTGGACTTATACGAGGAAATCAGGGCCAAGCGGGCGGAGCTCGACGAGCTCTTCAGGAAGCCGGCGATGCAGAACCTTCGGTAA
- a CDS encoding YchF/TatD family DNA exonuclease — MIDAHAHFEFYKKDAPKVIEECRKELRAVVDSITEYRKAHVWKSWELLRPYFGFIFPTLGYHPNEARRGNWEKVRKVEDFIREHSKEIVAIGEIGLDYHYAENERQRENQREIFRHFLELAVELDLPVVIHAREAEGEAYELVQRAGVRAYFHSYAGSVELAKEIVENGHVIGINTGIVFIPEVRAVAEAIDVDYLLAETDSPYMSPFKGQRNVPCNVRVAVEWIAKLQGLEFEDVERETEKKAIEFFALGVKV, encoded by the coding sequence ATGATTGACGCACACGCCCACTTCGAGTTCTACAAAAAGGACGCTCCGAAGGTTATCGAAGAGTGCCGGAAAGAGCTCAGGGCAGTGGTAGACTCAATAACCGAGTACCGGAAGGCCCACGTCTGGAAGAGCTGGGAACTGCTCAGGCCATACTTCGGCTTCATCTTCCCGACCCTCGGCTACCACCCCAACGAGGCCAGGAGGGGCAACTGGGAGAAGGTGAGGAAGGTCGAGGACTTCATCAGGGAGCACTCGAAAGAGATAGTCGCCATCGGGGAGATAGGCCTCGACTACCACTACGCCGAGAACGAAAGGCAGAGGGAAAACCAGCGCGAAATCTTCAGGCACTTCCTCGAGCTGGCCGTTGAGCTCGACCTTCCGGTCGTGATACACGCGAGGGAGGCCGAGGGAGAGGCGTACGAACTGGTTCAAAGGGCGGGCGTTAGGGCTTACTTCCACTCCTACGCCGGGAGCGTCGAGCTTGCTAAAGAGATAGTCGAGAACGGCCACGTCATAGGGATAAACACAGGGATAGTCTTCATCCCCGAGGTGAGGGCCGTTGCCGAGGCTATAGACGTGGATTACCTTTTAGCCGAGACAGACAGTCCATACATGAGCCCCTTCAAGGGACAGCGCAACGTCCCGTGCAACGTTCGCGTTGCGGTTGAGTGGATAGCCAAGCTTCAGGGGCTGGAGTTTGAAGATGTCGAGAGGGAAACCGAGAAAAAGGCCATCGAGTTCTTTGCTCTGGGGGTGAAAGTATGA
- a CDS encoding DUF504 domain-containing protein encodes MRKGSLKEVLAKIKHDPREDERDYYIVIEHRGAYGNEKKIPVEIIELGHGYFFIGETQIPYHRIIRVVRKDGKVVWERRSRD; translated from the coding sequence ATGAGGAAGGGTTCCCTGAAGGAGGTTCTGGCGAAGATTAAGCACGACCCGAGGGAGGACGAGAGGGACTACTACATTGTTATCGAGCATCGGGGAGCGTATGGAAACGAGAAGAAAATCCCCGTCGAGATTATTGAGCTGGGACACGGCTACTTCTTCATCGGCGAGACACAGATTCCATACCACAGGATAATTCGGGTTGTCCGGAAAGACGGGAAAGTGGTGTGGGAGAGGCGCTCAAGAGATTAG
- the cas6 gene encoding CRISPR-associated endoribonuclease Cas6 encodes MRFAIRLTPESEPFKVPFNHLHYLQGLIYRRVQRTNPELSLRLHNPKVPKFFTFSLFMAERREFEYGKLYFYGYGRGYFYFSTAVPEIAEAFLGGLLQEPEVVLWGERFTVESVKSIAEPKRFSGKKMITLSPIAVTTLRQEIGRVKRYDLNPTEPEFYENIVENLMEKYTALYGILPDERDIEFKVLLAKPKRIQVKPGIFQRAWHLIFRARGSEELLRVGYLVGFGEKNSVGFGMVKVGGGKGKAGRGKASQSNVSTVRKGESSMAG; translated from the coding sequence TTGAGATTTGCAATACGGCTAACACCTGAGAGTGAACCTTTCAAGGTACCGTTTAATCATCTGCACTACCTTCAGGGATTGATATACCGGAGGGTCCAGCGTACCAATCCGGAGCTCAGCTTAAGGCTACACAACCCAAAAGTCCCCAAGTTCTTCACGTTCTCCCTCTTCATGGCCGAGAGGCGTGAGTTTGAATACGGCAAGCTCTACTTCTATGGCTACGGTAGGGGCTACTTCTACTTCTCCACTGCCGTCCCAGAGATAGCGGAGGCGTTTCTCGGAGGACTCCTCCAGGAGCCAGAGGTTGTCCTTTGGGGGGAGCGCTTCACGGTCGAGAGCGTTAAATCAATAGCTGAACCAAAGAGGTTCAGCGGAAAAAAGATGATAACCCTTTCTCCCATAGCGGTGACGACACTGAGACAGGAGATTGGGAGAGTAAAACGCTACGACCTCAACCCAACGGAGCCGGAGTTCTACGAAAATATAGTCGAGAACCTGATGGAGAAGTACACGGCCCTCTACGGGATACTCCCAGATGAGAGGGACATCGAGTTCAAAGTTCTCCTTGCAAAGCCAAAACGCATCCAAGTCAAACCCGGAATCTTCCAGCGCGCCTGGCACTTGATATTCAGGGCAAGGGGGAGCGAGGAGCTCCTCCGGGTCGGTTACCTCGTTGGTTTCGGTGAGAAGAATTCGGTGGGCTTTGGAATGGTAAAGGTTGGGGGCGGTAAAGGAAAGGCAGGGCGAGGAAAAGCGTCTCAGAGTAACGTTTCAACGGTCCGCAAAGGCGAGAGCTCCATGGCAGGATAG
- a CDS encoding M20/M25/M40 family metallo-hydrolase translates to MKTERAKEILLQLLKIPSPSGREDRLMLHIMEFLHRLDYDVKIESDGEIIDLVVNPEAELFYEVHVDTIPIRAEPFVRGNIIYGTGASDIKGGAAAILLMLEELRKENKDLNVGIVFVSDEELGGRGSALFMERYRPKMAVVLEPTDLEVHIAHAGNIEAYFEVDGKEAHGACPESGVNAIEETYKMLEELKKLEPFKARGEFFDPHIGVQELVCENPVYLIPALCKGRLEARLLPEQEVEDVLDLMDPILDEYTKSYEYTEIWDGYRLEPDEEIVQLAKKAMDKTGLDEFGGMRSWTDAINFMYNGTRTIVFGPGNLDISHTKFERIDVRDVVTASEFLKALNEIYGGS, encoded by the coding sequence ATGAAGACCGAGAGAGCAAAGGAGATACTCCTTCAGCTTTTGAAGATACCCTCGCCTTCGGGCAGGGAGGACAGGCTCATGCTCCACATCATGGAGTTCCTGCACAGGCTCGACTACGACGTCAAGATAGAGAGCGATGGCGAGATAATAGACCTCGTCGTGAACCCGGAAGCCGAGCTGTTTTACGAGGTCCACGTTGACACCATACCGATTCGCGCAGAGCCCTTCGTCAGGGGCAACATAATTTACGGCACCGGCGCGAGCGACATCAAGGGCGGAGCGGCCGCGATTCTGCTCATGCTCGAGGAGCTGAGGAAGGAAAACAAAGACCTCAACGTCGGCATCGTCTTCGTCAGCGACGAGGAACTCGGCGGTCGCGGGAGCGCGCTCTTCATGGAGCGCTACAGGCCCAAGATGGCCGTCGTTCTGGAGCCGACCGACCTTGAGGTCCACATAGCCCACGCAGGCAACATCGAGGCCTACTTCGAGGTGGACGGCAAAGAAGCCCACGGCGCCTGCCCGGAGAGCGGTGTGAACGCGATTGAAGAGACATATAAGATGCTAGAGGAGCTCAAGAAGCTCGAACCCTTCAAGGCCAGGGGCGAGTTCTTCGACCCGCACATAGGGGTTCAGGAGCTCGTCTGCGAGAACCCCGTCTACTTAATCCCCGCCCTGTGCAAGGGAAGGCTCGAGGCGAGGCTTCTGCCCGAGCAGGAGGTCGAGGACGTTCTAGATTTAATGGACCCGATACTCGATGAGTACACCAAGAGCTATGAGTACACCGAGATATGGGACGGCTACAGGCTCGAGCCGGACGAGGAGATAGTCCAGCTGGCCAAGAAGGCGATGGACAAGACGGGCCTCGACGAGTTCGGCGGAATGAGGAGCTGGACGGACGCGATAAATTTCATGTACAACGGAACGAGGACGATAGTCTTCGGCCCCGGCAACCTCGACATCTCGCACACCAAGTTCGAGCGCATAGACGTCAGGGACGTCGTTACCGCCAGCGAGTTCCTCAAGGCCCTCAACGAGATTTACGGTGGAAGTTAG